In the Pseudomonadota bacterium genome, one interval contains:
- a CDS encoding DUF3775 domain-containing protein has translation MQALPLDKLTYIVVKAREFGAMVPPEYLEGGSNAADDKEVGILESTRDNPTQEELTGVLEALNEDELTELMALIWLGRGDYEASEWPRALQEARERTDRRTVRYLLGTAMLADLLEEGASM, from the coding sequence ATGCAGGCCCTGCCCCTGGACAAGCTGACCTATATCGTTGTGAAAGCGCGGGAGTTTGGCGCCATGGTGCCGCCCGAGTATCTGGAGGGCGGATCAAACGCCGCTGATGACAAGGAGGTGGGCATTCTGGAATCCACCCGCGACAACCCAACGCAGGAAGAGCTGACCGGTGTTCTGGAAGCCCTGAACGAGGACGAGCTGACTGAACTGATGGCCCTGATCTGGCTGGGCCGGGGTGATTACGAGGCCAGTGAATGGCCCCGGGCCCTCCAGGAAGCCCGGGAGAGAACGGATCGCCGGACGGTGCGCTATCTTCTGGGCACGGCCATGCTGGCCGATCTGCTGGAGGAGGGCGCCTCCATGT